In the genome of Halostella limicola, one region contains:
- a CDS encoding 30S ribosomal protein S13 has protein sequence MSAEEPQDEPEDDEDLRYFVRIGQTDLDGTKTVERSLIEMNGIGRRTARIIAEEADVNRKATFGRLDDDEIDRVVEQVENYADAVPEWLTNRRNDFFSGESTHETGNDLSMTRRQDINRMKMISSYKGVRHNRGQKVRGQRTKSTGRTEGTIGVNVEEIREEEAEEAAAEEGGEE, from the coding sequence ATGAGTGCAGAAGAACCACAGGACGAACCCGAAGACGATGAGGATCTTCGGTACTTCGTCCGCATCGGGCAAACGGACCTCGATGGGACGAAGACCGTAGAGCGATCCCTCATCGAGATGAACGGCATCGGGCGACGAACGGCCCGCATCATCGCCGAGGAGGCCGACGTCAACCGCAAGGCGACGTTCGGCCGCCTCGACGACGACGAGATCGACCGCGTGGTCGAGCAAGTCGAGAACTACGCGGACGCGGTTCCCGAGTGGCTCACCAACCGCCGGAACGACTTCTTCTCCGGCGAGTCCACTCACGAGACCGGCAACGACCTCTCGATGACGCGCCGGCAGGACATCAACCGCATGAAGATGATCAGCTCCTACAAGGGCGTTCGCCACAACCGCGGACAGAAGGTCCGCGGCCAGCGCACGAAGTCCACCGGTCGTACCGAGGGGACCATCGGCGTGAACGTCGAGGAGATCCGTGAGGAAGAGGCCGAGGAAGCGGCCGCCGAAGAGGGTGGTGAGGAATAA
- a CDS encoding 30S ribosomal protein S4 produces the protein MPLGSKTKAYETPNHPFQGERIASEHDLVGRYGLKNKEELWRAQSELRSYRREARALLGRAQGDAEAAAKRGDEFLARLKRIGVLDEEDGLDDILSLEINDVLERRLQTVVYRKGLANTPEQARQFIVHGHVVVGDGRVTRPSYKVDVDEEPDIAFDETSPLADELHPERAEEQ, from the coding sequence ATGCCCCTCGGAAGCAAAACGAAGGCCTACGAGACGCCGAATCACCCGTTCCAGGGCGAGCGCATCGCCTCGGAGCACGACCTGGTCGGCCGCTACGGCCTCAAGAACAAGGAGGAGCTCTGGCGCGCTCAGTCCGAACTGCGTTCCTACCGCCGCGAGGCGCGTGCGCTGCTCGGTCGCGCGCAGGGCGACGCCGAGGCCGCCGCGAAGCGCGGCGACGAGTTCCTCGCCCGCCTGAAGCGCATCGGCGTCCTCGACGAGGAGGACGGCCTCGACGACATCCTGTCGCTCGAGATCAACGACGTGCTGGAGCGTCGCCTCCAGACCGTCGTCTACCGCAAGGGCCTGGCGAACACGCCCGAGCAGGCGCGACAGTTCATCGTCCACGGCCACGTCGTGGTCGGCGACGGCCGCGTCACGCGACCGTCGTACAAGGTCGACGTGGACGAGGAGCCGGACATCGCCTTCGACGAGACGAGTCCGCTCGCGGACGAACTCCACCCCGAACGCGCGGAGGAACAATAA
- a CDS encoding 30S ribosomal protein S11 produces MSESEDGKWGIAHVHASFNNTIITVTDLTGAETVAKSSGGAVVKQNRDEASPYAAMQMAETVAEEVLAAGVEGVHVRVRGPGGNLQKSPGPGAQATIRALARAGLEIGRIEDVTPIPHDGSRAPKGKGGF; encoded by the coding sequence ATGAGCGAATCAGAAGACGGCAAGTGGGGCATCGCCCACGTGCACGCATCGTTCAACAACACCATCATCACCGTCACCGACCTGACGGGCGCGGAGACGGTCGCCAAGTCGTCCGGCGGCGCGGTCGTCAAGCAGAACCGCGACGAGGCGTCGCCGTACGCGGCGATGCAGATGGCCGAGACCGTCGCCGAGGAAGTGCTCGCGGCCGGCGTGGAAGGCGTCCACGTCCGCGTCCGCGGCCCCGGCGGCAACCTCCAGAAGAGCCCCGGCCCGGGCGCGCAGGCGACGATCCGAGCGCTCGCCCGCGCCGGTCTGGAGATCGGCCGCATCGAGGACGTCACGCCGATCCCGCACGACGGGTCGCGCGCTCCCAAAGGAAAGGGCGGATTCTAA
- a CDS encoding DNA-directed RNA polymerase subunit D codes for MAEDYDVEFIEREDRSARFLVRGVTPAFANGIRRAMIADVPTLSVDTVRVIENSSVMFDEQIAHRLGMVPLTTPEGEFEEGDQVTLSIDVEGPNTAYSGDIVSADPQVEPADDNVPIIDLKDDQRLELEAEAVLDTGKNHAKHQGGVAVGYRHLQYVEVVGDADEFEEQEPHILRGVLEERAAEHADADATNGDLVLTEEFDNDLSKRYPGKEVEVHDVPNAFVFHVETDGSFTVEDLVTRSVDTIEDRAAELREAVQL; via the coding sequence ATGGCAGAGGACTACGACGTTGAGTTCATCGAACGCGAGGACCGCTCCGCCCGGTTCCTCGTCCGGGGCGTCACGCCGGCGTTCGCCAACGGCATCCGCCGGGCGATGATCGCCGACGTGCCGACGCTCTCCGTCGACACCGTCCGGGTGATCGAGAACTCGTCGGTCATGTTCGACGAGCAGATCGCTCACCGGCTCGGGATGGTGCCGCTGACCACGCCGGAAGGCGAGTTCGAGGAAGGCGACCAGGTCACCCTCAGCATCGACGTCGAGGGACCGAACACGGCCTACTCGGGCGACATCGTCAGCGCCGACCCGCAAGTCGAGCCCGCCGACGACAACGTCCCCATCATCGACCTCAAGGACGACCAGCGGCTCGAACTGGAGGCCGAAGCGGTGCTCGACACCGGCAAGAACCACGCCAAACACCAGGGCGGCGTGGCGGTCGGCTACCGACACCTCCAGTACGTCGAGGTCGTCGGCGACGCCGACGAGTTCGAGGAGCAGGAGCCGCACATCCTTCGCGGCGTCCTCGAAGAGCGCGCGGCGGAGCACGCGGACGCCGACGCGACCAACGGCGACCTCGTGCTGACCGAGGAGTTCGACAACGACCTCTCGAAGCGCTACCCCGGCAAGGAGGTCGAGGTCCACGACGTGCCGAACGCGTTCGTGTTCCACGTCGAGACCGACGGCTCGTTCACGGTCGAGGACCTCGTCACCCGGTCGGTCGACACGATCGAGGACCGAGCGGCGGAACTCCGCGAAGCAGTCCAGCTATAG
- a CDS encoding 50S ribosomal protein L18e → MSKTNPRLSSLVAELKSVARDADANVWKDVAARLEKPRRTHAEVNLGRIERYAQEDETVIVPGKVLGSGALQKSVTVAAVDFSSTAETKIEQVGETIDLEQAIEQNPEGSNVRVIR, encoded by the coding sequence ATGAGTAAGACAAATCCGAGGCTGAGCAGTCTTGTCGCCGAGCTGAAATCGGTGGCGCGGGATGCGGACGCGAACGTCTGGAAGGACGTCGCGGCCCGCCTCGAGAAACCACGCCGAACGCACGCCGAGGTCAACCTCGGCCGCATCGAACGGTACGCCCAGGAGGACGAGACGGTCATCGTCCCGGGCAAGGTTCTCGGGAGCGGCGCACTCCAGAAGAGCGTCACCGTCGCCGCCGTCGACTTCTCGTCGACCGCGGAGACCAAGATCGAACAGGTCGGCGAGACCATCGATCTGGAACAGGCGATAGAACAGAACCCCGAAGGTAGCAACGTGCGGGTGATCCGATGA
- a CDS encoding 50S ribosomal protein L13, with product MSIAEFEADVVVDARDCILGRVASKVAEEALDGQRVAVINAEDAVITGDEENIMSKYRKRRELGSDSGPYYPKRPDEIFKRTIRGMLPYKKTRGREAFENVRVYVGNPHDRDGEILDGTSLDRLSNIRFVHLGDVSEQLGANVTW from the coding sequence ATGAGCATCGCAGAGTTCGAGGCCGACGTCGTCGTGGATGCGCGCGACTGCATCCTCGGCCGCGTGGCCAGCAAGGTCGCAGAGGAAGCCCTCGACGGGCAGCGCGTCGCCGTCATCAACGCGGAGGACGCCGTCATCACGGGCGACGAAGAGAACATCATGTCGAAGTACCGGAAGCGTCGGGAGCTGGGTTCGGACAGCGGGCCCTACTACCCGAAGCGACCGGACGAGATCTTCAAGCGGACCATCCGCGGCATGCTCCCCTACAAGAAGACGCGCGGCCGCGAGGCGTTCGAGAACGTCCGCGTCTACGTGGGCAACCCCCACGACCGCGACGGGGAGATCCTCGACGGCACGTCGCTGGATCGGCTGTCGAACATCCGCTTCGTCCACCTGGGCGACGTCAGCGAACAACTGGGTGCTAACGTCACATGGTAA
- a CDS encoding 30S ribosomal protein S9 produces the protein MVTNTSGKKKTAIARATVRDGDGKVRINSQPVELVEPELARLKMLEPFRIAGDEREQVDIDVRVEGGGMSGQADAVRTAIARGVVQHLSDAELRDAFMEFDRSLLVNDVRQSEPKKWGGPGARARYQKSYR, from the coding sequence ATGGTAACCAACACGAGCGGCAAGAAGAAGACCGCCATCGCCCGCGCCACCGTGCGCGACGGCGACGGCAAGGTCCGTATCAACTCCCAGCCGGTAGAGCTGGTCGAACCGGAACTCGCGCGCCTGAAGATGCTGGAGCCGTTCCGCATCGCCGGCGACGAGCGCGAGCAGGTCGATATCGACGTCCGCGTCGAGGGCGGCGGCATGAGCGGGCAGGCGGACGCCGTCCGCACCGCGATCGCCCGCGGCGTCGTCCAGCACCTGAGCGACGCCGAACTCCGCGACGCGTTCATGGAGTTCGACCGCTCCCTGCTGGTCAACGACGTCCGGCAGTCCGAGCCCAAGAAGTGGGGCGGCCCCGGCGCGCGGGCCCGCTACCAGAAGTCCTACCGTTAA
- a CDS encoding DNA-directed RNA polymerase subunit N: MMVPVRCFTCGNVVGEHWEEFKARAREGDEDPEAVLDELGVERHCCRRMIVSHKDLVDIVSPYQ, from the coding sequence ATGATGGTACCTGTCCGGTGTTTCACGTGCGGCAACGTCGTGGGTGAACACTGGGAAGAGTTCAAGGCGCGCGCACGCGAGGGCGACGAGGACCCCGAGGCGGTCCTCGACGAGCTCGGCGTGGAGCGTCACTGCTGTCGCCGGATGATCGTCTCGCACAAGGACCTCGTCGACATCGTCTCCCCGTACCAGTAA
- a CDS encoding DNA-directed RNA polymerase subunit K: protein MAQHERFSRYEKARILGARALQVSYGAPVLIDTDQTEPILIAAEEYDEGVLPFTVNRDMQ, encoded by the coding sequence ATGGCTCAACACGAACGCTTCAGCCGGTACGAGAAGGCCCGAATCCTCGGCGCACGAGCGCTGCAGGTGTCGTACGGCGCGCCCGTGCTCATCGACACCGACCAGACGGAGCCGATCCTGATCGCAGCCGAGGAGTACGACGAGGGCGTCCTTCCGTTCACCGTGAACAGGGATATGCAATGA
- the eno gene encoding phosphopyruvate hydratase: MTLITSVRLRRVLDSRGNPTVEADVLTESGGFGRAAAPSGASTGEYEAIELPPQEAIAKARELAVPRLEGQVYAGNQRDVDAALRGADGTDDFSEIGANSAVAISMAAAKAGADVLGAPTYQHLGGTFRGENFPTPLGNVIGGGEHAADATHIQEFLAAPVGAPSVSDAVFANAAVHQEVAEILDERGVPAGKGDEGAWAPSIDDAEAFEIMDEAVDTVADEFGFEIGFGLDMAGAELYDADEDGYVYGDRVRDTDEQIDYVADLVDEYDLVYVEDPLDEDDYEGFAELTDRVGDRTLVCGDDLFVTNTERLQTGIEEGAGNSILIKPNQIGTLTDAFDAIELAGEHGYDSVVSHRSGETEDATIAHLAVATDAPFIKTGTVGGERTAKLNELIRIADDAL, from the coding sequence ATGACGCTCATCACCAGCGTTCGCCTGCGCCGCGTGCTCGACTCCCGCGGGAACCCGACCGTCGAGGCCGACGTGCTCACCGAGAGCGGCGGCTTCGGCCGCGCGGCGGCCCCGTCCGGGGCGAGCACCGGCGAGTACGAGGCGATCGAGCTACCGCCGCAGGAGGCGATCGCGAAGGCCCGCGAGCTCGCCGTCCCTCGACTGGAGGGGCAGGTGTACGCGGGCAACCAGCGCGACGTCGACGCCGCTCTGCGCGGCGCGGACGGCACCGACGACTTCTCCGAGATCGGCGCGAACAGCGCCGTCGCGATCAGCATGGCCGCCGCGAAGGCGGGCGCCGACGTGCTCGGCGCACCCACCTACCAGCACCTCGGCGGCACGTTCCGCGGGGAGAACTTCCCGACGCCGCTGGGCAACGTCATCGGCGGCGGCGAGCACGCCGCGGACGCCACCCACATCCAGGAGTTCCTCGCCGCGCCGGTCGGCGCGCCGAGCGTCTCCGACGCGGTGTTCGCCAACGCGGCCGTCCACCAGGAGGTCGCCGAGATCCTCGACGAGCGCGGCGTCCCCGCCGGCAAGGGCGACGAGGGCGCGTGGGCCCCGTCGATCGACGACGCGGAGGCGTTCGAGATCATGGACGAGGCCGTCGACACCGTCGCCGACGAGTTCGGCTTCGAGATCGGCTTCGGCCTCGACATGGCCGGCGCCGAGCTGTACGACGCCGACGAGGACGGCTACGTGTACGGCGACCGCGTCCGCGACACCGACGAGCAGATCGACTACGTCGCGGACCTCGTCGACGAGTACGACCTCGTCTACGTCGAGGACCCCCTCGACGAGGACGACTACGAGGGCTTCGCCGAGCTGACCGACAGGGTCGGCGACCGGACGCTCGTCTGCGGCGACGACCTGTTCGTCACGAACACGGAGCGCCTGCAGACGGGCATCGAGGAGGGCGCCGGCAACAGCATCCTCATCAAGCCCAACCAGATCGGCACGCTGACAGACGCGTTCGACGCCATCGAGCTGGCGGGCGAGCACGGCTACGACTCGGTCGTCTCGCACCGCAGCGGCGAGACGGAGGACGCGACCATCGCACACCTCGCCGTGGCGACCGACGCCCCGTTCATCAAGACGGGCACGGTCGGGGGCGAGCGAACCGCAAAGCTGAACGAACTCATCCGCATCGCGGACGACGCACTGTAA
- the rpsB gene encoding 30S ribosomal protein S2 yields the protein MADNDTDQEGLDAAEEEVDPEPAEGAGPAADTDAEPAEEATAEDAAEATEDEQEGALDEDVMSDEEADLLIPVEDYLGAGVHIGTQQKTQDMERYIHRVRTDGLYVLDVSKTDSRIRTAADFLSNYDPEQILVTSSRQYGRFPAEKFAEAVGARARTGRFIPGTLTNPKYDGYIEPDVLVVTDPIGDAQAVKEAITVGIPVIAMCDSNNSLGNVDLVVPTNNKGRKALSVVYWLLANETLDRRGAEPAYSLDDFESMV from the coding sequence ATGGCAGACAACGACACAGATCAGGAAGGGCTCGACGCCGCCGAAGAAGAGGTCGACCCCGAGCCGGCCGAAGGGGCCGGCCCGGCGGCCGACACCGACGCCGAGCCCGCCGAGGAAGCGACCGCCGAGGACGCCGCGGAGGCGACCGAGGACGAACAAGAGGGTGCCCTCGACGAGGACGTCATGTCCGACGAGGAGGCCGACCTGCTCATCCCCGTGGAGGACTACCTCGGGGCGGGCGTCCACATCGGGACCCAGCAGAAGACCCAGGACATGGAGCGGTACATCCACCGCGTCCGGACCGACGGGCTGTACGTGCTGGACGTCTCGAAGACCGACAGCCGGATCCGCACCGCCGCGGACTTCCTGTCGAACTACGACCCCGAGCAGATCCTCGTCACCTCCTCGCGCCAGTACGGCCGGTTCCCGGCCGAGAAGTTCGCGGAGGCTGTGGGCGCTCGCGCCCGCACCGGGCGCTTCATCCCGGGGACGCTGACGAACCCCAAGTACGACGGCTACATCGAGCCGGACGTGCTGGTCGTCACCGACCCCATCGGCGACGCCCAGGCCGTCAAGGAGGCCATCACGGTCGGCATCCCGGTCATCGCGATGTGTGACTCCAACAACAGCCTCGGCAACGTCGACCTCGTGGTCCCCACGAACAACAAGGGTCGCAAGGCCCTCTCCGTCGTGTACTGGCTGCTGGCCAACGAGACGCTCGACCGCCGCGGCGCGGAGCCGGCCTACTCTCTCGACGACTTCGAGAGCATGGTCTGA
- a CDS encoding cytochrome P450 has translation MADTPPGPKGEPLFGDSRRYARDPFTFISALEEAYGDVSRFDMGPMDTYVVCALETVERVLVSESDRFRKPDFQGDALGDLLGEGLLLSEGETWEHQRDLAQPAFSMRRLSGMADRITDHAEDRVADWSPGDVIDVEDAMTRVTLDVILDLMMGVRLPEERVRTIQAQLEPLGRRFEPDPIRFAAPEWAPMPGDAEYERALSKLEEVIDGIIDAREGSVGDEDGPTDFLSILLRARDRGEQPPDRLRDEMMTMLLAGHDTTALTLTYTWFLLSEHPEAERRVHEEIDAVVGDDRPGAEHVAEFEYVEWAIKEAMRLYPPVYTIFREPTEDVTLSGYDVEAGTSIMLPQWGLHRSERFWDDPETFDPERWRPERAKERPRFAYFPFGGGPRHCIGKHLAMLEAQIILATVAGEYRLEFTGETPLTLLPSLTVHPEQAMTMRVAERSENP, from the coding sequence ATGGCAGACACACCGCCCGGTCCGAAGGGGGAACCGCTGTTCGGCGACAGTCGGCGGTACGCCCGCGACCCGTTCACGTTCATCTCGGCCCTGGAGGAGGCCTACGGCGACGTCTCGCGGTTCGACATGGGGCCGATGGACACGTACGTCGTCTGCGCGCTGGAGACGGTCGAGCGGGTGCTCGTCTCTGAGTCCGACCGCTTCCGCAAGCCCGACTTTCAGGGCGACGCGCTCGGCGACCTGCTGGGCGAGGGACTCCTGCTCTCCGAGGGCGAGACGTGGGAGCACCAGCGCGACCTCGCGCAGCCGGCGTTCTCCATGCGGCGGCTGTCGGGGATGGCCGACCGGATCACCGACCACGCCGAGGACCGGGTCGCCGACTGGAGCCCGGGCGACGTGATCGACGTCGAGGACGCGATGACGCGGGTGACGCTGGACGTCATCCTCGACCTGATGATGGGCGTGCGGTTGCCGGAGGAGCGCGTCCGGACGATCCAGGCGCAGCTCGAACCGCTCGGCCGGCGGTTCGAACCCGACCCGATCCGGTTCGCCGCGCCGGAGTGGGCCCCGATGCCGGGCGACGCCGAGTACGAGCGAGCGCTCTCCAAGCTGGAGGAGGTGATCGACGGCATCATCGACGCCCGCGAGGGCTCCGTCGGCGACGAGGACGGCCCGACGGACTTCCTGTCGATCCTCCTGCGGGCCCGCGACCGCGGGGAGCAGCCCCCTGACCGGCTCAGAGACGAGATGATGACGATGCTCCTGGCGGGTCACGACACGACGGCGTTGACGCTGACGTACACGTGGTTTCTGCTGTCGGAGCACCCCGAGGCGGAGCGCCGCGTCCACGAGGAGATAGACGCCGTCGTCGGCGACGACCGCCCCGGCGCCGAACACGTCGCGGAGTTCGAGTACGTCGAGTGGGCGATCAAGGAGGCGATGCGGCTCTACCCGCCCGTCTACACGATCTTCCGGGAGCCGACCGAGGACGTGACCCTGTCCGGGTACGACGTCGAAGCGGGCACCTCGATCATGCTCCCGCAGTGGGGGCTGCACCGCTCCGAACGGTTCTGGGACGACCCCGAGACGTTCGACCCCGAGCGGTGGCGCCCGGAGCGCGCGAAAGAGCGTCCGCGGTTCGCGTACTTCCCCTTCGGCGGCGGCCCGCGCCACTGCATCGGCAAGCACCTCGCGATGCTGGAGGCCCAGATCATCCTCGCCACGGTGGCCGGCGAGTACCGCCTGGAGTTCACCGGGGAGACGCCGCTGACCCTGCTCCCGTCGCTGACGGTCCACCCCGAACAGGCGATGACGATGCGCGTCGCGGAGCGGTCCGAAAACCCCTAA
- the mvk gene encoding mevalonate kinase, protein MTVSSAPGKVYLFGEHAVVYGEPAVPCAIERRARVTVEERADSKLRVHAEDLSLDGFTVEYSGDAGGRPDVDVSETLVEAAMGYVDAAVEQARDAADAPDAGFEVTIESDIPLGAGLGSSAAVTVAGIDAATRELGVELSTEDLADRAFRAEYEVQEGQASRADTFCSAMGGAVRVEGDDCRSIDAPDLPFVIGFDGGAGDTGKLVAGVRGLREEYGFAADTVEAIGDVVRRGEQILADAAEGEEGDEWLAELGDLLNFNHGLLEALGVSSRSLDAMVWAARDAGAHGAKLTGAGGGGCIVALDETEETETALKFTPGCEEAFRAELATDGVRVESR, encoded by the coding sequence ATGACCGTTTCGAGCGCCCCCGGGAAGGTGTACCTCTTCGGGGAGCACGCCGTCGTCTACGGCGAGCCCGCGGTCCCCTGCGCGATCGAGCGCCGGGCGCGGGTCACCGTGGAGGAACGAGCGGACAGCAAACTCCGGGTCCACGCCGAGGACCTCTCGCTCGACGGCTTCACCGTCGAGTACAGCGGCGACGCCGGCGGCCGCCCGGACGTGGACGTCTCCGAGACCCTGGTCGAGGCGGCGATGGGCTACGTCGACGCCGCCGTCGAGCAGGCCCGCGACGCCGCGGACGCCCCCGACGCCGGCTTCGAGGTCACCATCGAGAGCGACATCCCGCTGGGCGCGGGGCTCGGCTCCTCGGCCGCCGTCACGGTGGCCGGCATCGACGCGGCGACGCGGGAACTCGGCGTCGAACTGTCGACCGAGGACCTCGCGGACCGCGCCTTCCGCGCCGAGTACGAGGTGCAGGAGGGGCAGGCCTCGCGCGCCGACACCTTCTGCTCCGCGATGGGCGGGGCCGTGCGCGTCGAGGGCGACGACTGCCGGAGCATCGACGCGCCGGACCTCCCGTTCGTCATCGGCTTCGACGGCGGCGCGGGCGACACCGGGAAGCTCGTCGCCGGCGTGCGCGGCCTCCGCGAGGAGTACGGCTTCGCCGCCGACACCGTCGAGGCGATCGGCGATGTCGTCCGGCGAGGCGAGCAGATCCTCGCGGACGCCGCCGAGGGCGAGGAGGGCGACGAGTGGCTCGCCGAGCTCGGCGACCTGCTGAACTTCAACCACGGCCTGCTGGAGGCGCTCGGCGTCTCCTCGCGGTCGCTGGACGCAATGGTCTGGGCGGCCCGCGACGCCGGCGCGCACGGGGCCAAGCTCACCGGTGCGGGCGGCGGCGGCTGCATCGTCGCGCTGGACGAGACCGAGGAGACCGAGACCGCGCTGAAGTTCACGCCCGGCTGCGAGGAGGCGTTCCGCGCGGAACTGGCCACGGACGGCGTCCGGGTGGAGTCGCGATGA
- a CDS encoding isopentenyl phosphate kinase gives MNVLKLGGSVVTEKDRPETLDGAALDRAADAVAAAGDDLVVVHGGGSFGHHHAEEHGVSTTAGTRDADGVLAIHGAMTTLNGFVVSRLRERDVPAVPVHPLSAASRDEAARLTLPTEQVATMVAEGFVPVLHGDVIAHEGEGATVLSGDEIVTRVAEDLNADRVGVCSTVPGVLDADGDVVPRIDSFCDVADALGGSAATDVSGGMAGKVRELLALDRPASVFDLDGLPEFLSGGRPGTTIE, from the coding sequence ATGAACGTCCTCAAGCTCGGCGGCAGCGTCGTCACGGAGAAGGACCGCCCGGAGACGCTGGACGGTGCGGCGCTCGACCGCGCGGCCGACGCCGTCGCGGCCGCCGGCGACGACCTCGTCGTCGTCCACGGCGGCGGGAGCTTCGGCCACCACCACGCAGAGGAACACGGCGTGTCGACGACCGCGGGGACCAGAGACGCCGACGGCGTGCTCGCCATCCACGGCGCGATGACGACGCTCAACGGCTTCGTCGTCTCCCGACTGCGCGAACGCGACGTGCCCGCCGTGCCGGTCCATCCGCTCTCGGCGGCGTCCCGTGACGAGGCGGCGCGGCTCACGCTACCGACCGAACAGGTCGCGACCATGGTCGCCGAGGGGTTCGTCCCGGTCCTCCACGGCGACGTGATCGCCCACGAGGGCGAGGGCGCCACCGTGCTCTCCGGCGACGAGATCGTGACGCGCGTCGCCGAGGACCTGAACGCGGATCGGGTCGGCGTCTGCTCGACGGTACCGGGCGTGCTGGACGCCGACGGCGACGTGGTCCCCCGGATCGACTCCTTCTGCGACGTCGCGGACGCGCTCGGCGGGAGCGCGGCGACGGACGTCAGCGGCGGCATGGCCGGCAAGGTACGCGAGCTGCTCGCGCTGGACCGGCCCGCCTCGGTGTTCGACCTCGACGGCCTCCCGGAGTTCCTCTCGGGCGGGCGGCCGGGGACGACGATCGAGTAG
- a CDS encoding GNAT family N-acetyltransferase — protein sequence MSTRVAELTTDGEWDAAVPLLRQLWSHETEAFVRSWREEDDYRLFGLFEAGEGATADSISRDEGDLVAVVGVSVQRVLHHARHAWIHDLVVDEPRRGEGYGAELLDFVEEWAAERDCEYVALASRAGNDAALSFYEDEGMERWGYVVETEL from the coding sequence ATGTCGACCAGGGTCGCCGAACTGACCACGGACGGCGAGTGGGACGCGGCCGTCCCGCTCCTGCGACAGCTCTGGAGCCACGAGACCGAGGCGTTCGTCCGGTCGTGGCGCGAGGAGGACGACTATCGACTGTTCGGTCTGTTCGAAGCGGGAGAGGGCGCTACCGCCGACTCGATATCTCGGGACGAGGGCGACCTCGTCGCGGTGGTCGGCGTCTCCGTCCAGCGCGTACTCCACCACGCGCGTCACGCCTGGATCCACGACCTCGTCGTCGACGAACCCCGCCGCGGCGAGGGGTACGGCGCGGAACTGCTCGACTTCGTCGAGGAGTGGGCCGCCGAGCGGGACTGCGAGTACGTCGCGCTGGCGAGTCGAGCGGGCAACGACGCGGCGCTGTCGTTCTACGAGGACGAGGGGATGGAGCGCTGGGGATACGTCGTGGAGACGGAGCTCTGA